In Leeia speluncae, a genomic segment contains:
- a CDS encoding substrate-binding periplasmic protein gives MKYLFVCVALLLSGLSSAENLRVIAEDDWFPYSAEIKGKPSGLSVDLVKAAYNAVGTPINMITLPYARCMKLLEAGKEPVCFDTSKDSATLPKYLFSDEPLYIARIAIYAKTGRFSAQNIGLSDLIGRKIGLTNGYTYGDAVEQSTSMLKDYSNSDLHSLRKLAIGRVDYVLAYDQVATYLINMHKEELAGKIKPVGLALEVPIYVTFSATHLKGRFAKDMFDQGFALIKRNGTYSQIMQKWQAATPTN, from the coding sequence TTGAAATACTTGTTTGTCTGTGTTGCTCTACTCCTTTCTGGCCTCTCTTCGGCCGAGAATTTAAGAGTAATTGCAGAAGATGATTGGTTCCCTTATTCAGCCGAGATTAAAGGCAAGCCATCTGGCTTATCTGTTGATCTGGTTAAAGCGGCTTATAATGCAGTAGGTACGCCAATCAACATGATCACACTACCTTACGCGCGGTGCATGAAATTACTCGAAGCAGGCAAAGAGCCCGTCTGCTTTGATACCAGTAAAGATTCTGCCACCCTGCCAAAATACCTTTTTTCTGATGAGCCGCTCTATATTGCACGAATCGCCATCTATGCAAAAACAGGACGGTTCTCTGCGCAAAACATCGGCCTATCCGATCTAATTGGCAGAAAAATTGGTCTGACAAATGGCTACACCTATGGCGATGCAGTTGAACAAAGTACAAGCATGTTGAAAGACTATTCCAACAGCGATCTTCATAGCCTTCGAAAGTTAGCCATTGGACGGGTGGATTACGTCTTAGCCTACGACCAAGTTGCTACCTACCTAATCAATATGCACAAAGAAGAACTAGCCGGCAAAATCAAACCGGTTGGATTAGCGCTAGAAGTCCCCATCTACGTCACTTTTTCAGCGACTCACCTAAAAGGTCGTTTTGCCAAAGATATGTTTGACCAAGGTTTTGCACTAATCAAGCGAAATGGCACCTACAGCCAAATCATGCAAAAGTGGCAAGCAGCAACGCCAACCAACTAA